The Daucus carota subsp. sativus chromosome 2, DH1 v3.0, whole genome shotgun sequence genome includes a window with the following:
- the LOC108208726 gene encoding beta-glucosidase 44 isoform X2, which produces MSHIHTVDGIFHILRITPYANLNHYHLPQALQEKYNGWLGHELVKDFADYEDFCFKTFGDRVKNWMTFKKYVPEHTEEEDWNSLGFCMICTSYKIKG; this is translated from the exons ATGTCTCACATTCATACAGTTGATGGCATTTTTCATATCTTAC GCATAACACCATATGCTAATCTTAATCACTACCATCTACCTCAAGCACTTCAAGAGAAGTACAATGGATGGTTAGGCCACGAATTAGT GAAAGATTTTGCTGATTATGAGGACTTCTGTTTCAAGACATTTGGAGATAGAGTGAAGAACTGGATGACATTCAAAAAATATGTTCCAGAACATACAGAAGAGGAGGATTGGAATTCTCTTGGATTTTGTATGATATGTACGTCTTACAAAATCAAAGGCTGA
- the LOC108206975 gene encoding protein SHORT-ROOT isoform X1: protein MDTLFTIPVLQSSDHQQSSFNSNKISSQFSNFHQQEEECFTCFMEEDDFSSTSRDHKYNQIPSTATLPDHQYGLIESASSANRGDINSSSCLSINFNPLVSDKWSSDILLEAARAISEDNSTRLQEIISMLNELGSQYGDTNEKLAYYFLQALFNRMTSRGYKFYQSLTLASERNLSFDSMRSTLLKFQEVSPWTTFGHTACNGAIMEAFQGKSKLHIIDFSNTYCTQWPTLLELLATRSYETTRLRLTCVVGGSAATLQKVMREIGYRMEKFARLMGVPFKFNVIYHTRDLSQLNSAMLDVQQDEALVINCVGSFHSVQSDRRGVFISMLSRLQPRIVTVVEEEADLDVGVEGYEFVRGFEECLRWFRVYFECLDDCFPKISNEKLALEKAAGRAIVDLVACPLSESTEQRETQRQWSSRLQAAGFSGVGFSNEVTEDVAALLRRYREGWTMSTCPEAGIFLIWKDQAVVWASAWKPC, encoded by the coding sequence ATGGACACTTTGTTTACCATACCAGTCCTGCAATCTTCTGATCATCAGCAGTCCTCCTTCAACTCTAACAAAATTTCGAGCCAGTTCAGTAATTTCCATCAACAGGAGGAAGAATGCTTCACTTGTTTCATGGAAGAAGATGATTTCTCTTCGACGTCTCGTGATCATAAGTATAACCAGATTCCATCCACAGCCACCTTACCAGACCATCAGTATGGCCTAATTGAGTCAGCTTCATCAGCAAATCGCGGTGACATTAACTCTTCTTCTTGCTTGAGCATAAATTTCAATCCTTTGGTATCGGATAAGTGGTCATCTGACATACTCCTTGAAGCTGCCAGGGCAATCTCTGAAGACAACAGCACGCGCCTCCAAGAGATCATCTCAATGCTTAATGAGCTTGGCTCACAATACGGGGACACGAATGAAAAGCTGGCTTATTATTTCCTACAGGCCTTGTTTAACCGCATGACCAGCCGAGGCTACAAATTTTACCAGAGCTTAACCTTGGCATCAGAAAGAAATCTTTCTTTTGATTCGATGAGGAGCACTCTTCTGAAGTTTCAAGAAGTTAGCCCTTGGACGACATTCGGGCATACTGCTTGTAATGGTGCAATTATGGAAGCATTCCAAGGTAAGTCCAAATTACACATAATTGACTTTAGCAACACGTATTGTACACAGTGGCCTACTCTTTTGGAGTTATTAGCCACAAGAAGCTATGAAACGACACGCCTTCGTCTCACCTGCGTCGTTGGTGGCTCTGCAGCAACGTTGCAGAAAGTGATGAGGGAGATCGGTTACAGAATGGAGAAGTTTGCGAGACTCATGGGAGTGCCGTTTAAATTCAATGTGATTTACCACACTAGAGATTTGTCTCAATTGAATTCAGCAATGTTGGATGTTCAGCAAGATGAGGCACTTGTGATAAACTGTGTGGGCTCGTTCCACTCTGTTCAAAGTGACCGCAGAGGTGTTTTCATTAGCATGCTATCAAGGTTGCAGCCGAGGATTGTCACGGTTGTCGAAGAAGAAGCTGATCTTGATGTAGGTGTGGAGGGATACGAGTTTGTGAGAGGATTTGAAGAATGTTTGAGATGGTTCAGGGTTTATTTTGAGTGTTTGGATGACTGTTTTCCAAAGATCAGCAATGAGAAGTTGGCTTTAGAGAAGGCCGCGGGACGCGCTATTGTGGACCTGGTGGCATGCCCTTTGTCTGAGTCTACTGAGCAGCGAGAGACTCAGAGGCAATGGTCAAGCAGGCTTCAAGCAGCTGGATTCAGTGGTGTTGGTTTTAGCAATGAAGTGACTGAGGATGTAGCCGCTCTTTTGAGGAGGTACAGGGAAGGGTGGACAATGTCGACGTGCCCTGAAGCTGGCATTTTCTTGATATGGAAGGATCAGGCTGTGGTGTGGGCGAGTGCGTGGAAGCCCTGTTAG
- the LOC108210046 gene encoding transcription factor MYC2 translates to MTHYHPFPVATTTTTLSTLDPFVSSTDTWAPAQESLQHGLQSLIENAKQPWTYAIFWQPTSSVLGWADGYYQGDDKQKKSQPISAASAAEQQHRKEVLRSLNSLISGAEASSSDDNGDEEVTDTEWFFLISMTQSFGSGSGLPGRAFQTNSFIWVSGGDRLMSCECDRAAQAQSFGLQTLVCVPVGNGVVELGSTDLIFRSSGLLNQVNILFDSNGGQSGDWTLGLDHSECDPSEGFVREVDLSKSKSVVVENHSSSTLTENFNPSFSSASHVQSQQFDRNQGGRSAVVIEEVNFSHSGIDGISSTNVGNGCKGKSSEILNFGESKTSNGNEFTGNSQFGGVVESKKRSRDDGMWSFSGVKSSGGGVGDSDHSDLEPSMLKEVESLQVVEPEKKPRKRGRKPANGREEPLNHVEAERQRRERLNQKFYALRVVVPNVSKMDKASLLGDSIMYINELKSKVQAADSEKDELRSQLETLRKQLSIKEAQCLVQSGPKKDSNLSKVHGSKLIDLDIDVKIIGWDAMIRVQSSKKNHPAAKLMAALEDLDLDVIHASVSAVKDLTIQQATVKMGSRLYTQEQLRVALTARVS, encoded by the coding sequence ATGACACACTACCACCCCTTCCCCGtcgccaccaccaccaccaccctcTCAACGCTCGACCCCTTCGTCTCCTCCACAGACACGTGGGCCCCAGCACAAGAATCTCTCCAACACGGCctccaatctctcatcgaaaatgCTAAACAGCCCTGGACTTACGCTATCTTCTGGCAACCCACATCCTCTGTTCTCGGATGGGCTGATGGCTACTACCAAGGCGATGATAAACAGAAGAAATCGCAACCAATCAGCGCTGCTTCAGCTGCTGAGCAGCAGCACCGGAAAGAAGTGCTTCGGAGCCTCAATTCTTTGATTTCCGGCGCTGAGGCTTCTTCTAGTGACGACAATGGTGATGAGGAAGTCACTGATACTGAGTGGTTCTTTTTGATTTCGATGACCCAGAGTTTCGGATCCGGGTCGGGTCTTCCGGGTCGGGCTTTTCAGACGAATTCGTTCATCTGGGTCAGTGGAGGTGATCGGTTGATGAGTTGTGAGTGTGATAGAGCTGCACAAGCTCAGAGTTTTGGGTTGCAGACTTTGGTCTGTGTTCCTGTTGGGaatggagttgtagagttgGGATCTACTGATTTGATTTTTCGGAGCTCGGGTTTGTTGAATCAGGTGAATATTTTGTTCGATTCAAATGGCGGCCAATCGGGGGATTGGACATTGGGTTTGGATCATAGTGAGTGTGATCCGTCTGAGGGTTTTGTCAGGGAAGTGGATTTGTCTAAGTCTAAGAGTGTTGTGGTTGAGAATCATAGTTCTAGTACTTTGACAGAGAATTTTAACCCGAGTTTTAGTAGTGCAAGTCATGTCCAGAGTCAACAATTTGATCGGAATCAAGGAGGTAGGAGTGcagttgtgattgaagaagtgAACTTTTCGCACAGTGGGATTGATGGGATTAGTAGTACTAATGTTGGGAATGGTTGTAAGGGGAAATCAAGTGAGATACTGAATTTTGGGGAAAGTAAAACGAGTAATGGAAATGAGTTCACTGGGAATTCGCAATTTGGGGGAGTTGTGGAGAGTAAGAAGAGGTCTCGGGATGATGGTATGTGGTCGTTTTCTGGTGTGAAATCTAGTGGAGGTGGTGTGGGTGATTCTGATCATTCGGATCTTGAGCCTTCTATGTTAAAAGAGGTTGAGAGTCTTCAAGTTGTGGAGCCAGAAAAGAAGCCACGAAAGAGGGGAAGAAAGCCTGCAAATGGGAGAGAAGAACCGTTGAATCATGTTGAGGCGGAGAGGCAGAGGAGGGAGAGGCTTAATCAGAAATTTTATGCTCTTCGTGTTGTGGTACCTAATGTATCGAAAATGGATAAAGCTTCACTTCTTGGAGACTCTATTATGTATATCAACGAGCTAAAATCTAAGGTGCAGGCGGCGGATTCAGAGAAAGATGAGCTGAGGAGTCAGCTGGAGACTTTAAGAAAGCAATTGAGCATTAAAGAAGCACAATGTTTAGTTCAATCAGGACCTAAGAAGGATTCTAACTTGTCAAAGGTACATGGAAGCAAGTTGATAGATTTGGACATCGACGTCAAGATTATTGGCTGGGATGCAATGATTCGTGTACAAAGCTCTAAAAAGAATCACCCTGCAGCCAAGTTGATGGCAGCATTGGAAGATCTGGATCTTGATGTCATCCATGCAAGTGTATCTGCTGTCAAAGATTTGACGATCCAACAAGCTACTGTGAAGATGGGGAGTCGATTATATACCCAAGAACAGCTTAGAGTAGCATTAACAGCCAGAGTCTCGTAA
- the LOC108208726 gene encoding beta-glucosidase 44 isoform X1, producing MDSLEMSNLKSPAPQLERSTLKSTPRQLGITPYANLNHYHLPQALQEKYNGWLGHELVKDFADYEDFCFKTFGDRVKNWMTFKKYVPEHTEEEDWNSLGFCMICTSYKIKG from the exons ATGGATTCTCTGGAAATGAGTAATCTTAAGTCGCCGGCTCCACAGTTGGAACGGAGTACTCTCAAATCCACGCCTCGACAGTTGG GCATAACACCATATGCTAATCTTAATCACTACCATCTACCTCAAGCACTTCAAGAGAAGTACAATGGATGGTTAGGCCACGAATTAGT GAAAGATTTTGCTGATTATGAGGACTTCTGTTTCAAGACATTTGGAGATAGAGTGAAGAACTGGATGACATTCAAAAAATATGTTCCAGAACATACAGAAGAGGAGGATTGGAATTCTCTTGGATTTTGTATGATATGTACGTCTTACAAAATCAAAGGCTGA
- the LOC108206975 gene encoding protein SHORT-ROOT isoform X2 — protein sequence MDTLFTIPVLQSSDHQQSSFNSNKISSQFSNFHQQEEECFTCFMEEDDFSSTSRDHKYNQIPSTATLPDHQYGLIESASSANRGDINSSSCLSINFNPLVSDKWSSDILLEAARAISEDNSTRLQEIISMLNELGSQYGDTNEKLAYYFLQALFNRMTSRGYKFYQSLTLASERNLSFDSMRSTLLKFQEVSPWTTFGHTACNGAIMEAFQATLQKVMREIGYRMEKFARLMGVPFKFNVIYHTRDLSQLNSAMLDVQQDEALVINCVGSFHSVQSDRRGVFISMLSRLQPRIVTVVEEEADLDVGVEGYEFVRGFEECLRWFRVYFECLDDCFPKISNEKLALEKAAGRAIVDLVACPLSESTEQRETQRQWSSRLQAAGFSGVGFSNEVTEDVAALLRRYREGWTMSTCPEAGIFLIWKDQAVVWASAWKPC from the exons ATGGACACTTTGTTTACCATACCAGTCCTGCAATCTTCTGATCATCAGCAGTCCTCCTTCAACTCTAACAAAATTTCGAGCCAGTTCAGTAATTTCCATCAACAGGAGGAAGAATGCTTCACTTGTTTCATGGAAGAAGATGATTTCTCTTCGACGTCTCGTGATCATAAGTATAACCAGATTCCATCCACAGCCACCTTACCAGACCATCAGTATGGCCTAATTGAGTCAGCTTCATCAGCAAATCGCGGTGACATTAACTCTTCTTCTTGCTTGAGCATAAATTTCAATCCTTTGGTATCGGATAAGTGGTCATCTGACATACTCCTTGAAGCTGCCAGGGCAATCTCTGAAGACAACAGCACGCGCCTCCAAGAGATCATCTCAATGCTTAATGAGCTTGGCTCACAATACGGGGACACGAATGAAAAGCTGGCTTATTATTTCCTACAGGCCTTGTTTAACCGCATGACCAGCCGAGGCTACAAATTTTACCAGAGCTTAACCTTGGCATCAGAAAGAAATCTTTCTTTTGATTCGATGAGGAGCACTCTTCTGAAGTTTCAAGAAGTTAGCCCTTGGACGACATTCGGGCATACTGCTTGTAATGGTGCAATTATGGAAGCATTCCAAG CAACGTTGCAGAAAGTGATGAGGGAGATCGGTTACAGAATGGAGAAGTTTGCGAGACTCATGGGAGTGCCGTTTAAATTCAATGTGATTTACCACACTAGAGATTTGTCTCAATTGAATTCAGCAATGTTGGATGTTCAGCAAGATGAGGCACTTGTGATAAACTGTGTGGGCTCGTTCCACTCTGTTCAAAGTGACCGCAGAGGTGTTTTCATTAGCATGCTATCAAGGTTGCAGCCGAGGATTGTCACGGTTGTCGAAGAAGAAGCTGATCTTGATGTAGGTGTGGAGGGATACGAGTTTGTGAGAGGATTTGAAGAATGTTTGAGATGGTTCAGGGTTTATTTTGAGTGTTTGGATGACTGTTTTCCAAAGATCAGCAATGAGAAGTTGGCTTTAGAGAAGGCCGCGGGACGCGCTATTGTGGACCTGGTGGCATGCCCTTTGTCTGAGTCTACTGAGCAGCGAGAGACTCAGAGGCAATGGTCAAGCAGGCTTCAAGCAGCTGGATTCAGTGGTGTTGGTTTTAGCAATGAAGTGACTGAGGATGTAGCCGCTCTTTTGAGGAGGTACAGGGAAGGGTGGACAATGTCGACGTGCCCTGAAGCTGGCATTTTCTTGATATGGAAGGATCAGGCTGTGGTGTGGGCGAGTGCGTGGAAGCCCTGTTAG
- the LOC108209962 gene encoding probable ADP-ribosylation factor GTPase-activating protein AGD8 isoform X1: protein MASENLSDKNAVFRKLKAKSENKMCFDCNAKNPTWASVTYGIFLCIDCSAVHRSLGVHISFVRSTNLDSWTPEQLKMMTFGGNNRAQVFFKQHGWTAGEKSEAKYTSRAAELYKQLLLKEVAKSSKEEIGLPASPVGPQSVQAEDGFFDFKVQETPKESFPKKIETHDVPASQGTRAPHSVVASSVKKPLGGKKTGKVGGLGARKLSSKPNESLYDQKPEEAPAKVSTSKGSTPPVGPSFPSRFEYVDNIQTTDKGTGGNQVVSHVTLPTSSSFFSDYGMDNGFQKKTSSSSKVQIQETDEARKKFSNAKSISSSQFFGDQNKGNDNQVSLKKFSGSTAISSADLFGNDDDDDLGLDLTASDLINKLSFQAHQDISSLKNIAGETGKMLSSIASSFMTDM from the exons ATGGCGTCGGAGAATCTATCTGATAAAAATGCTGTTTTCAGGAAACTGAAAGcaaaatctgagaacaag ATGTGTTTTGATTGCAATGCCAAGAATCCAACTTGGGCCTCAGTTACATATGGGATCTTTCTGTGTATTGATTGCTCAGCTGTTCATCGGAGTCTTGGTGTTCACATCAGCTTTGTCAG GTCTACCAACCTAGATTCATGGACTCCTGAGCAGTTAAAAATGATGACTTTTGGTGGAAATAATCGTGCTCAAGTTTTCTTTAAGCAACATGGCTGGACTGCTGGGGAAAAGAGTGAAGCAAAGTACACATCAAGAGCTGCTGAACTATATAAGCAATTGCTTTTAAAGGAAGTTGCCAAAAGTTCGAAGGAGGAAATTGGTCTGCCGGCGTCTCCTGTTGGTCCTCAGTCGGTGCAAGCTGAAGACGGTTTTTTTGATTTCAAAGTACAAGAGACCCCTAAAGAAAGTTTTCCAAAAAAGATTGAAACCCATGATGTACCTGCTTCACAGGGAACCAGAGCTCCTCATTCAGTGGTTGCCAGTTCAGTGAAGAAGCCTCTTGGTGGGAAGAAAACAGGGAAGGTTGGCGGGCTTGGTGCTAGAAAGCTTAGCTCCAAG CCTAATGAAAGTCTTTATGACCAGAAGCCTGAAGAAGCACCCGCAAAAGTTTCCACATCAAAAGGTAGCACCCCACCAGTTGGGCCATCTTTTCCGTCTCGTTTTGAATATGTAGACAACATCCAAACTACAGACAAGGGTACTGGGGGCAACCAAGTAGTTAGCCATGTAACTTTGCCAACATCATCAAGCTTTTTCTCGGATTATGGGATGGATAATGGTTTTCAGAAGAAAACTAGCTCCTCATCAAAAGTGCAA atTCAAGAAACTGATGAAGCACGGAAAAAGTTCTCTAATGCCAAATCTATTTCGTCATCTCAATTTTTTGGGGATCAAAACAAAGGGAATGACAATCAAGTTTCCTTGAAGAAATTCTCT GGTTCCACGGCTATCTCGAGTGCAGATCTCTTTggcaatgatgatgatgatgatttagGTCTTGATCTCACTGCAAGCGACCTAATTAACAAGTTGTCTTTCCAG GCACATCAAGATATCTCTTCCCTTAAGAATATTGCCGGAGAAACTGGGAAAATGCTTAGTTCCATTGCATCATCATTTATGACCGACATGTAG
- the LOC108208251 gene encoding tabersonine-19-hydroxy-O-acetyltransferase, translated as MIMQAPQIISKELIRPSSPTPNHLKNFSLSLLDQLSPNFYLPIVMFYPDMGLNASDISDLLKKSLSETLSLYYPFAGRPASKGVIECTDEGVEFFVARMDYKLAEVLDEIEPRKIDLFYPKGVLWNESYEGSLLVTQVTFFSCGALAISMCFLHKISDAGTVAIFLSDWASLARNSGLNLPPPYFISKSLVPPNDAPVVKEVTRIETLDDCVTRRFVFDASKLAELKAMVTKFGVPNPSRVEVVGAFIYKCLMAANFKAKGESSRPYLFIQPVNLRSRTTPPVPANSVGNFAWFSTVMVKNEREKELHNLVSAIKNGMAQFNDRFGKNQTSNECYAMICDMMKHMMNKGLSDECNVYKGSSLCRFPYDDIDFGWGKPIWAGLSSSVISNTFALKDAPERGIEAWITLQEEEMAFFASEVATLA; from the coding sequence ATGATCATGCAGGCACCTCAGATAATCTCGAAAGAGCTCATTAGACCCTCCTCTCCAACACCAAATCACTTAAAAAATTTCAGTCTTTCTTTGCTGGATCAGCTCTCTCCTAATTTTTACCTTCCAATTGTCATGTTTTACCCTGACATGGGACTCAATGCCAGTGACATTTCAGATTTACTTAAAAAATCTTTGTCCGAAACTCTATCGCTTTATTACCCTTTTGCAGGGAGGCCTGCAAGTAAAGGTGTCATCGAATGTACTGATGAAGGGGTTGAATTCTTTGTAGCCCGGATGGATTATAAGCTAGCTGAAGTTCTTGATGAGATTGAGCCGCGAAAAATTGATCTGTTCTATCCCAAGGGGGTTCTTTGGAATGAATCATATGAGGGCAGTCTTCTTGTCACTCAAGTCACGTTTTTTAGTTGCGGTGCTTTGGCCATTAGTATGTGTTTTTTACACAAGATTTCTGATGCAGGAACAGTAGCTATATTTCTTAGTGATTGGGCATCACTGGCACGAAACTCGGGCTTGAATCTTCCACCTCCATATTTCATTTCAAAGTCACTCGTACCCCCCAATGACGCGCCAGTTGTTAAGGAAGTTACCAGGATTGAGACACTAGATGATTGTGTCACACGCAGGTTTGTTTTTGATGCTTCAAAACTAGCTGAGCTCAAGGCCATGGTAACAAAATTTGGAGTGCCTAATCCTTCCCGAGTTGAAGTTGTAGGGGCATTCATTTACAAATGTCTTATGGCAGCAAACTTTAAGGCAAAGGGTGAATCTTCAAGGCCTTATCTCTTCATTCAGCCCGTAAATTTAAGGTCAAGAACTACACCACCAGTTCCAGCAAATTCAGTTGGTAATTTTGCTTGGTTTTCGACGGTTATGGTAAAGAATGAGAGGGAAAAAGAATTGCATAATTTGGTTAGTGCAATAAAAAATGGAATGGCACAGTTTAATGATCGGTTTGGTAAAAACCAGACGTCGAATGAATGCTATGCCATGATCTGTGATATGATGAAGCATATGATGAACAAGGGTCTGAGTGATGAATGTAATGTTTACAAGGGATCAAGCTTGTGTAGGTTCCCATATGATGATATTGATTTTGGGTGGGGGAAGCCTATATGGGCTGGCCTTTCCAGCAGTGTTATAAGCAACACTTTTGCATTAAAGGATGCACCAGAGCGTGGAATCGAAGCCTGGATCACTCTTCAAGAAGAAGAGATGGCTTTTTTTGCATCTGAGGTAGCTACTCTCGCGTGA
- the LOC108209962 gene encoding probable ADP-ribosylation factor GTPase-activating protein AGD8 isoform X2, which translates to MASENLSDKNAVFRKLKAKSENKMCFDCNAKNPTWASVTYGIFLCIDCSAVHRSLGVHISFVRSTNLDSWTPEQLKMMTFGGNNRAQVFFKQHGWTAGEKSEAKYTSRAAELYKQLLLKEVAKSSKEEIGLPASPVGPQSVQAEDGFFDFKVQETPKESFPKKIETHDVPASQGTRAPHSVVASSVKKPLGGKKTGKVGGLGARKLSSKPNESLYDQKPEEAPAKVSTSKGSTPPVGPSFPSRFEYVDNIQTTDKGTGGNQVVSHVTLPTSSSFFSDYGMDNGFQKKTSSSSKVQIQETDEARKKFSNAKSNIKISLPLRILPEKLGKCLVPLHHHL; encoded by the exons ATGGCGTCGGAGAATCTATCTGATAAAAATGCTGTTTTCAGGAAACTGAAAGcaaaatctgagaacaag ATGTGTTTTGATTGCAATGCCAAGAATCCAACTTGGGCCTCAGTTACATATGGGATCTTTCTGTGTATTGATTGCTCAGCTGTTCATCGGAGTCTTGGTGTTCACATCAGCTTTGTCAG GTCTACCAACCTAGATTCATGGACTCCTGAGCAGTTAAAAATGATGACTTTTGGTGGAAATAATCGTGCTCAAGTTTTCTTTAAGCAACATGGCTGGACTGCTGGGGAAAAGAGTGAAGCAAAGTACACATCAAGAGCTGCTGAACTATATAAGCAATTGCTTTTAAAGGAAGTTGCCAAAAGTTCGAAGGAGGAAATTGGTCTGCCGGCGTCTCCTGTTGGTCCTCAGTCGGTGCAAGCTGAAGACGGTTTTTTTGATTTCAAAGTACAAGAGACCCCTAAAGAAAGTTTTCCAAAAAAGATTGAAACCCATGATGTACCTGCTTCACAGGGAACCAGAGCTCCTCATTCAGTGGTTGCCAGTTCAGTGAAGAAGCCTCTTGGTGGGAAGAAAACAGGGAAGGTTGGCGGGCTTGGTGCTAGAAAGCTTAGCTCCAAG CCTAATGAAAGTCTTTATGACCAGAAGCCTGAAGAAGCACCCGCAAAAGTTTCCACATCAAAAGGTAGCACCCCACCAGTTGGGCCATCTTTTCCGTCTCGTTTTGAATATGTAGACAACATCCAAACTACAGACAAGGGTACTGGGGGCAACCAAGTAGTTAGCCATGTAACTTTGCCAACATCATCAAGCTTTTTCTCGGATTATGGGATGGATAATGGTTTTCAGAAGAAAACTAGCTCCTCATCAAAAGTGCAA atTCAAGAAACTGATGAAGCACGGAAAAAGTTCTCTAATGCCAAATCTA ACATCAAGATATCTCTTCCCTTAAGAATATTGCCGGAGAAACTGGGAAAATGCTTAGTTCCATTGCATCATCATTTATGA